In bacterium, the sequence CTATTTGAAGTTATTGGAGGAAGGAGTTCCCCCATCTGCAGGTTTTGGGATTGGAATTGAGAGGCTGACGATGTTTGTCTGTGGACTTAGCCATATCGTGTATACCAAATTTTTCCCAAAACTGCCATTAAAAGAAGTTCAGTTCATTTAAGAGGAGGTGCCAACTTTAAAGGATTTGACTTTAAAAATAAGGAAGAAGTGATCAATTTTCTCAATGATCATCCCGAGGTCAAGTTCCGTAGATTTCTTTTTGTAAATGTTCTCCGCAGGCCTCTAAACTTTACTAAACCCTCAAAAGAAATTGAAGATACCTTTAAAAAGGGAAAAGGCTTTGATGGAAGCTCGGTTGAAGGCTTTGCAAGAATTCGTGAATTTGACTCAGTTTTTGTACCTGATCCCAGAAGCTTTAGGGTATTACCTTGGAAGCATGAACTTGGCAGTGAGACCTGGTGTAAATCTTTGATGTTTGGTAACATTTACGATGCCAATGGGGACGGGTTTAACGGTGATTCAAGGTTTATATTAATCAAAGCTCTTGAAGATAGGCAAGGAACTTAAATGCATTGGTCCAGAGATTGAATTTTTTTATTCGAAAACGATAGAAGCACTAAATCATCAGGTACAGGAGGCTATTTTTACAGCGGGAGCTCGTGTTGGTTCAGAAAAGTTGCCGTGATATGTTTGTAAAATGGGTATTTCTGTTGGTTGTGATCATCACGAAGTAGCTCCGAGCCAGCACGAAATAGATTTAAAATACGGTCAGCTAAAGAAATCGTAGATAGCATTACGCTTGCAAAATATGCTTTTAAAAAAACACCCGAGAGACTAAACCTTCATTTCTTCTTTATGCCAAACATATAAAGGATCTCCCTGGCAATGAAGTGAATCTCCATATTTCTCTCTTCAGAAATGGCGAAAACTTATTTCACTCCCCCGCAGGTTTTCCGATTTCGGAAAACGCTTTGCAATGGCCTTATCTAATATGGAGGGAAATTCAACGGTTTTTAAATCAATGGGTTAATTCTTACAAAAGACTAAGACCAGGTTATGAGGCCCCGTATTATTCAGCCTGGAGACAAAGAACCGTTCCTTCTGCGTGAGTGTACTGAACTTCAGAAAAGACTCAAAAAACTCGTACAGAATTGAGCTTAAAAGCTCTTGAACTTTTTAGAACCAGCAGGTCTTGCGGAGAAGTACTTGGTTAACACGTTCATGAAAAACTCATTGAAAACAAAGAGAAAGAATGGAAAAACTACGTAATGGAAGTCGGAACAAGGTATGAAAACGAGGTAGCGAGTTTGAACTGAAAAAGTATCTCCCCATTTTGTAAACTAAGCCCTTTGAACTGACATTTTTGAATTACATAATATTTGTGATAAAATAATATTCGGCACTGGGGGAGCTGGGTAAAAGCCTGGCTGAGAGGCCTGCCTAAAAGGCGACCCCTCGAACCTGATCCGGGTAATGCCGGCGAAGGGAAAGTGCCAGTAGCTTTCCCATACGCTCAGCCCTCCCCCTTAAAGCCAGAGGAGGAAAAGATGGGGGAGACTTTAATTGAAACACTAAAATCTGGTAAAATCCCAGAAAAGTTCATAGAAATCTGTAAAAAAGAGAAGGTAGACCCAAAGCTGATGTCACAAGAAGTTGTCTCCGGTACAGCTGTCGTCGTCGGATACCGCACCGGAAGAAATCCTTTTATACTCTCAAACTTTGTTCGTACAAAAGTAAATGCTAACATCGGGACGAGCACGAATCGGTCAAGCCTTCCGGAAGAACTGGAAAAGCTCAGAGCTGCCTTAGATGCAGGTGCTGACGCAGTCATGGATCTTTCACTGTCAGAGGACTTAAAAATTATTAGAAAGAAAATACTCGAAAATTCTACTGTGCCAGTGGGAACCGTGCCCATCTATGAGGCTGCAACACAGGCAAGAATTAAGCGAGGTGCAGTCGTAAGGCTTGATGTGGAGGAGATTTTCGATATCCTTGAACAGCAAATGGAAGAAGGCGTTGACTTTATGACCATACACGCAGGGGTAACAAGAGAACTTGTTATGAAACTGAAAGAAAACCCAAGACTGGAAGGTATCGTCTCCCGAGGGGGTGCAATACTTTCTGCCTATATCAAAACCTACAATAGAGAAAACCCACTCTTTGAACATTTCGATCGCCTGCTGAAATTAGCCAGAAAGTACGATGTCGTACTTTCCCTCGGCGATGGTATGAGGCCCGGCGCAATAAAGGATGCAGGAGATTACTTCGAGGTGGGAGAGCAGAAAGTTCTCGGAGAACTGGTTCTTAAGGCGAGAGAAGCAGGGGTTATGACCATCGTTGAGGGTCCCGGGCATGTTCCTCTTCATAAAGTCAAGGAAGCAGTGGAAAGAATGAAAAAATTAAACTACGGAGCTCCTCTTTACCTCCTTGGACCAGTTGTGACAGACATAGCACCAGGGTTTGACCACATCACTGGCGCAATAGGTGGTGCCATCGCTGCCTGGTCGGGCGTTGAATTCCTCTGTTATGTAACTCCTGCCGAGCATCTCGGACTTCCAACAGCAGAAGACGTAAAACTGGGCGTAATTGCTGCAAGGATTGCGGGGCACGCTGCTGACATTGCAAAGGGAATCAAGGATGCCGATAAATGGGATGAGGAAATGTCAAAAGCAAGAAAAGAACTGAACTGGGATACCATGATGGCTCTATCTATTCATCCAGAAACCTCAAGGA encodes:
- the thiC gene encoding phosphomethylpyrimidine synthase ThiC produces the protein MGETLIETLKSGKIPEKFIEICKKEKVDPKLMSQEVVSGTAVVVGYRTGRNPFILSNFVRTKVNANIGTSTNRSSLPEELEKLRAALDAGADAVMDLSLSEDLKIIRKKILENSTVPVGTVPIYEAATQARIKRGAVVRLDVEEIFDILEQQMEEGVDFMTIHAGVTRELVMKLKENPRLEGIVSRGGAILSAYIKTYNRENPLFEHFDRLLKLARKYDVVLSLGDGMRPGAIKDAGDYFEVGEQKVLGELVLKAREAGVMTIVEGPGHVPLHKVKEAVERMKKLNYGAPLYLLGPVVTDIAPGFDHITGAIGGAIAAWSGVEFLCYVTPAEHLGLPTAEDVKLGVIAARIAGHAADIAKGIKDADKWDEEMSKARKELNWDTMMALSIHPETSRRLRVEKSGEGLCTMCGEYCVFLINKD
- a CDS encoding glutamine synthetase beta-grasp domain-containing protein, whose amino-acid sequence is MINFLNDHPEVKFRRFLFVNVLRRPLNFTKPSKEIEDTFKKGKGFDGSSVEGFARIREFDSVFVPDPRSFRVLPWKHELGSETWCKSLMFGNIYDANGDGFNGDSRFILIKALEDRQGT